ggcCAGTGCAGAGGTCTAAGGGCAAGGCGATCATGCGCCGCAAGCCACGGCCAAACAGCAAGGTACTTCCGTTGTCGCTCTTCGGCATCCTGCTCTTCCTTTTGACTGCCCATTACAAGTCGATGTCGGCGAGCAATGGCTTCTGTGACGACAACAGCCGTACCAACAGTGTCATTCTCAGCCGCGAACTCCCTATCAAGGCTGCACAAGACTGCATCTCCCAGCGCTCGCAGGACTCGTCTGAGTTTGCAACAACGGATTGTAACCTGCAGGCATTACCGCTGGTCCCGTTCTTCCCACGTCCACAGGAGTGTACACCGTGCCCCGTCAACGCACAATGCAACAGGGGCGAGGTCATCTCATGCGACCCAGAATACATCCTCAGACCTAGCCTTTTGGCACCTCTCTCGCCTCTTTTTGATGGATGGCCAATGTTGCCTTCGCGCGTTTTCCCTCCCAAGTGCAAGCCGGACACTGCGCGCATGCGCCAGATCGGCCAACTCGCAACGCAGGTTGAGCGCTtcctcgcgcagcgccgGGGCACGTTCGAGTGCACCAACACGGCTGTTGATCTTACGGTCGGCCCGGGCGTACGTTACGGCGTTTCGGAGAAGGAGTTGCTCAACATGTTCGCGGAGCGCCGAGTTGTGAGTGCTCGAGTTGGATGGAAAGCTGACATTCAGGACTCGatcgaccgcgacgactTCAACGAGATGTTCCAGCGCGCTGTCACGGACCTCGTCAGCCacaaggagctcgtcgagtcCATCGACGAATACGGCACGTCTTACTACACATCCGCGCGTTCTGAGATGTCGATACCATGCCGCGTCAAGCTCCACTTACTGGGACTCCTTGACGAATGGAAGTCGGAGGTGGGCGGCACTGTTGCCGTGATCGCCGTCATATTTGCCCTGCGCAACCGCGTCCAGGCATCGCGCACCGAAAGCAAGCAGGTGCGTGAGTACACGGAGATGGCGGTGCGGCGGCTGCAAGACCAAGAATATCGTCACTATACCGATCCCGTGCTGAGCCCCACGTCGTACATGCCGCCCGCGCAACTGCGCGATGTTATCCTCCCCGCGTCGCTCGGCCAGGGCGCTAAGCAGCGAGTCTGgtccaaggtcgaggccaaggtggaggagaacgccaacgtcctcgtgcgcgagcgcgaggtcaagggcgacgTGTGGAAGACGTGGGAG
Above is a genomic segment from Cutaneotrichosporon cavernicola HIS019 DNA, chromosome: 1 containing:
- the SRC1 gene encoding uncharacterized protein (HeH/LEM domain), whose protein sequence is MSVPSRDVYLAQGFDPASLRVPQLRSILHEYNVRHPSTAKKADLIALFVSEIQPRSAAILAQQARVRPSSTGIVAVSSTGEEAPAAPIIGKRPRARSRKAASSAAEDPKSEDDVVAVPAKRTRSRRSTVDVADEEAAPTPAPKKRGRPSKKSKEVAEVDEDGDVKMEDIPEASSPLPPPPLKQRRKSAKAEALVHSNQEPVEAPRTVPATAPAAVRKPRKSFVPAPKPEEHMTPQRPRRSSNVADGSSPFSDYNPFQAGSAEAAEVAHRRRKSSLGLGEGKRRAPRPSEWTATSQPSASILRKVGPSNENLRSPAPPTKVAYADEVAEADAYNAVVERKFGEVTSAHTDEPEITVTTTTQVVERPVQRSKGKAIMRRKPRPNSKVLPLSLFGILLFLLTAHYKSMSASNGFCDDNSRTNSVILSRELPIKAAQDCISQRSQDSSEFATTDCNLQALPLVPFFPRPQECTPCPVNAQCNRGEVISCDPEYILRPSLLAPLSPLFDGWPMLPSRVFPPKCKPDTARMRQIGQLATQVERFLAQRRGTFECTNTAVDLTVGPGVRYGVSEKELLNMFAERRVDSIDRDDFNEMFQRAVTDLVSHKELVESIDEYGTSYYTSARSEMSIPCRVKLHLLGLLDEWKSEVGGTVAVIAVIFALRNRVQASRTESKQVREYTEMAVRRLQDQEYRHYTDPVLSPTSYMPPAQLRDVILPASLGQGAKQRVWSKVEAKVEENANVLVREREVKGDVWKTWEWNAIGGGRAVQVPSSPPAIEPRPPAF